GAACAGCTTCGCGGTGTCCGGGAAGTCCTTGAAGCGGTCCTGGTTGAGCTCGGTCTGCGCGCGGAAGGTGGCGTCGACGGTGAAGCCGTCCCGGGCCAGTTTCTCGGCGGGCTGGAGCAGCCGCCCGAGCGGCCGGCTCCCCCAGGCGTCGAGTGCGCTCTTCCAGGTCGCCGGGGTGCCGGGGACCCCGACGCCGCGGCCGCTGGTCTGGCCCTCGGCGAAGGGGATGGGGACGCCGTTCTCCTGGAACAGGGTGCTGGTCGCGCTGGCCGGGGCGGTCTCGCGCCCGTCGATGGTCTGCACCCGGTGGGAGGCGGCGTCGTAGTAGACGAAGTAGCCGCCCCCGCCGATCCCGGCGGAGTACGGCTCGGTGACCCCGAGCGCGGCGGCGGTGGCCACGGCCGCGTCCACGGCGTTGCCGCCCGAGCGCAGCACCTCGATGCCGGCCGCCGAGGCGTCGGCGTCGACGCTGGCGACGGCCCCGCCGTAACCGACGGCGACCGGGACCTTCGCGGGGGCGCCGGTCGCCGCGGAGGGCGGGGCGGCCGCGCCGGTGGACACCAGCGCCCCGGCGAGGGCGACGAGCGCGAACTGACGTGTGGCGGGACGACGCATCCGTACCTCCAGTCGACAGCCCGTCAGATCCCCTGTGACGGGCCCGGTCCGGCACTTTAGCCCCACGGCACCCCCCGCGTCAGGACCGCGCGGGGCGGGTTACCATCCGCGCCATGAACGACGACGTGCGCAACATCGTGCTCGGGGTGGTGGCCACCGCCATCAGCGGCGGTTTCGGCTGGTTCTCCCGGACGTACCTGTGGCGCCGCACCCTGCGCCGCAAGCAGGCCTTCTTCGGACTGCCCACCGGCTCGGACTGCGTGTTCGTGGTCAACCGCCAGATGGGCGGCACGGAGGGGTCGGTGCACCGCAACGACGCCTTCGCGCTGCTGGAGATATCCGCGTTGATCAAGGACTGCTCTGCCAACCTGCAGATCGTGGCCCACGACACGGCCCGCCAAGGCGTCGGGGAGCGGGCCGAGTTCTGTGTGGGCGGCCCGGTCTCCAACGCGCGCACGGCCGCGCACCTGGCCTCCATGCTGCCGGGTGTGCAGGTCGACGTCTCCACCGAGGCGGGTCCCGACCGGGGGGCGATCCGGGTCGGTGAGGAGATGTTCCGCTGGGACCGGGGCCGGGTGGACCACGTGCTGCTGGCACGGCTGACGACCGGGCCGGGGACGAGGCCGGTGTTCCTGATCTCCGGGCAGACCGCGATCAGCAACCAGGCGGGCGCGCGGTACCTGGCCCGCCACCACCAAGAGCTGGCCCGCAAGTACGGCAACGACTCCTTCTGCGTGGTGCTGAAGGTGGTCAACTCGCAGGCCTACGGCCCGGACGTGGTCGAGCTGGCGGCCGACGTCACGCGCGCGGCGCGGACACCCGCAGCGGCAGCCGCGTGATCCCGTTGATGAAGTTGGAGACCAACCGCCGCGGCGCACCCGCCTGTTCGGGAGGGGGCATGAGCTCGCGCCACTGCGCGTAGAAGGTGCGCAGTTGCAGCCGGGCGAAGTGGGCGCCGAGGCAGACGTGCGGGCCGTCACCGAAGGAGACGTGCGGGTTGGGCGACCGGCCGGGGTCGAGGCGTTCGGGTGCGTGGAAGACGCGATCGTCGTGGTTGGCGGAGGCGTGGAAGACCACGACCTTGTCCCCGGCGCGGATCGGCTGCCCGGCCAGTACGGTGTCGACGGCCGCGGTGCGGCGGAAGCTGAGCACCGGCGGGTGGACGCGCAGGAGTTCCTCCACGGCCCGCTCCACGGGCACTTCGCCGCGGGCCAGTCGCCGGTAGGCGTCCGGGGCGCCGGCCAGGGCGAGCAGGCCGCCGGGCGCGGCGCTGCGCACCGTGTCGTTGCCGGCGACGGTCAGCAGGAAGAAGAACATCTCCAGTTCGCCCGGGCCGAGTTCCGATGCGGCCAGTGCCGTCATCACGTCTTCGGCGGGGTGCGCCCGCTTGTACGCGGCCAGGTCGCGGGCGTAGGCGAACATCTCGCCGAGCAGGGCCGGTGAGCGCGGGTTGAGGGGTTTCCCGTCGGGGCCGGGCTGCGGCGCGGGCGCGTCCTCGGGGTCCTGGTAGCCGATGATCCGTACGGTCCAGTCCAGCAGCAGTCCCCGGTCGGCGGCCGGGACGCCCAGCAGGTCGGTCAGGTTGAGCAGCGCGTACTCGTCGGTGACGGCGGTGACGAGGTCGGCGGCGCCGTCCACGGCCCCGTCGCGGGCGGCGCACAGCAGGCTGCGGGCGCGGTCGCGCACCCGGGCGGTGAAGGCGTCGACGTGGGCGGGGGTGAAGGCCCGGGCGACGAGCCGGCGCAGCCGCCCGTGGTCGCCGGCGCCGCGCCGCGGGTCCTGGTTGAGCATGGTGCGCCGCAGGAACGGCAGGTCGGCCGGGTCGGGGTCGCGGATCTGGGTGGCACCGAGCCAGGAGGAGTACGTGGCGTGGTCGCGCAGGACCCGTACGGTGTCGGCGTGCCGGGTGACGGCCCAGAACCCGGGGCCGGCGGGCCAGCCCAGGACCTCCGGTTCGGCCTGCCACGCCACCGGGTGACGTGCGCGCAGCAGCCGGTAGCGCTCGTGCGGGATGCCCGCGGCGTAAAGGCGGGGGTCGAAGACGTCGAGGCCGTCGGGGACGTCGGCGCCGTAGCCGGGGGCGTCGGTCATGGGGCCACGTTGGCCCCCGTACACCCCTCCCCGCAAGGGGGCACGGGCGGTGGGGGCGGCCCGGCTTTCCTCCCGGGGGAATGCGGAGGATCGTGGGTGGTGACCGTAGGCATCGCTCCAGGGAGGCGCGTCATGCGCAAGGTCATGGACTGCAGGGAGTACCCGAGCGAGATCGGGTGCACCTTGATGATCACGGGTGAGGAAGAGGAAGTCCTCGGCGCAGCTGTCCAGCACGCCGTCGCCGTGCACGGCGAAGAGGACACTCCGGAGTTCCGTACCGCGCTGCGCGGCATGCTGAAGCCGGAGGTGCCCCAGCACGCCTGAGCCGCCCGGCTCCTGCGGCCCGGACGGGGCCCGTACCTAGCTCCTGCGGCGCAGTGCCGTCGTCAGGGCGGTGAGTTCCGTCAGGCGCAGAGGCGCTGCCAGGAGGAGGACGACGAGCGCGAGGACCGCGGCCCCGGCGCCGGTGGCGGCGAACCGGCCGGCTCCCTCGCAGGCGCGGGCGGCGCCGTACCCGGCCGCTGCCGCGGGCAGGCACGCGGCCAGCAGCCGCAGGTGGGTGCCTGCCGCCGTGGCGGGGCCGCCGGTGAGGTCACGCGTGCGCGGGCCGAGCCGCCGGGCGAGGGCGTACGCGGTGACCGCGGCGCCCGCCGTGAAGGCGGCCGAGGAGGCGGCGGCCATGCCGGTCACGATCCACCGCACGGGCAGGAGTTCGTAGGCGGCGTAGGAGAGCCCGGCGTTCAGGGCGACGATGACCAGGTTCAGGAAGAACGGGGTCCGGGTGTCGGAGAGCGCGTAGAACCCGCGCGAGAGGACGTACTGGGCGCAGAAGGCGACCAGGCCGGGGGCGAACGCCACGAGTATCCCCGCCATCACCTCGGCGTCTGCGGCCCTGACCTCGCCGTACTGGAAGACGCAGGCCGTCAGCCAGGGTGCGAGCGCCGCGAACAGCGCGGCGGCGGGCACGATCAGGGCGGCGCCGGTGCGCAGGGCGTAGGAGACGTCGCGGCGGACGGCGCCGAGGTCGCCCGAGGCCGCGGCCGCACTCATCCGGGGCATCAGGGCGGTGACCAGGGAGACGGTGACGATGCCCTGCGGGACGATCCACAGCTGGTAGGCGTTGGTGTAGGCGACGTAGCCGACACCGCCCGCCACCCCGTCGGCCTCGGCGAGTTTCCCGGCCGTGGTCGAGAGCCGGGTCACGACCCAGTAGGCGAACTGGTTGGAGAGGACCAGCAGGACCAGCCACCCCGCGTTGCGCAGGGGGCGGGCGAGGCCGCTGCCGCGCCAGTCGAAGCGCGGGCGCCACCGGAAGCCGGCGGAGCGCAGGGACGGGAGCAGGGCGAGGGCCTGGACGACGATGCCCGCGGTGGTGCCGATGCCGAAGAGCCGGGTCTCGGCGGAGGTGAAGCCCCTGCCGCCGCTGTGTGAGAGGACGAGGAAGAGCCCGAACACGGCGATGACCACGAGGTTGTTGAGGACCGGGGTCCACATCATCGCCCCGAACCTGCCGCGGGCGTTGAGGACTTGCCCGAGCAGGGTGAACAGCCCGTAGAAGAATATCTGCGGGAGGCAGAACCGGGCCAGGGCCACCGTGGAGTCCACCTCGGCCGGCGTGTACGAGGCGGGGGTGTACGCCGAGGTGATCAACGGGGCGGCGAGGACGGCCGCGGCGCTCAGCGCGAGGAGCGCCGCGGTGCAGGCGGTGAGCAGCCGGTCGGTGTACGCGGCGCCGCCGTCGGGGTGTTCGCGGGCGGCCCTCATCAGTTCGGGCACGAAGACGGCGTTGAGCGCGCCGCCGATGAGCAGCATGTAGACGATGTTGGGGACGGTGTTGGCGACGGCGTAGCTGTCGCCGCGGATCTGGGTGCCGAGGGCCGCGAGGACGACGGCGGAGCGGACGAAGCCGGTGGCCCTGGAGACGATCGAGCCGGCCGCCATCAGTGCGCCGCTGCGCTGTACCGACGTCTTGCGCGGTGCGGTGCCCGGGCGTGCCGTGAGCGGCGCCGCTCCCGTGGCCGTCACCGGCTGCCCGGGTCGGTAAGTCGGTCCATCGGTGGTTCCCCCGCTCGGTCGTCGATCGGCACCGAGGGTAACCCGGGCCTGCTGTTGACACGAAGTCAATCGTTACCCGTACGTAACTTACCCATGGGTTACCTACGGTAAGCCACTCCCGTTACCGTCGGCACACTTTGTCACCGGCGCACGCGAGGAGCATCGATGCCCCGCACCACCAGCACCGCAGCAGCCGTGGCGGCCCTGCTGGCCGCAGCCGCCCTGGGCCTGTCCCCCCACCAGGCCCAGGCGGCGGCCGCGGACGCAGCCACCGCAGCTCCCTCCGGTCCCGCAGCCACCTCGTCCTCGTCGGAGCTGCGCTTCCACG
This Streptomyces sp. NBC_00539 DNA region includes the following protein-coding sequences:
- a CDS encoding DUF1059 domain-containing protein — protein: MRKVMDCREYPSEIGCTLMITGEEEEVLGAAVQHAVAVHGEEDTPEFRTALRGMLKPEVPQHA
- a CDS encoding cytochrome P450 codes for the protein MTDAPGYGADVPDGLDVFDPRLYAAGIPHERYRLLRARHPVAWQAEPEVLGWPAGPGFWAVTRHADTVRVLRDHATYSSWLGATQIRDPDPADLPFLRRTMLNQDPRRGAGDHGRLRRLVARAFTPAHVDAFTARVRDRARSLLCAARDGAVDGAADLVTAVTDEYALLNLTDLLGVPAADRGLLLDWTVRIIGYQDPEDAPAPQPGPDGKPLNPRSPALLGEMFAYARDLAAYKRAHPAEDVMTALAASELGPGELEMFFFLLTVAGNDTVRSAAPGGLLALAGAPDAYRRLARGEVPVERAVEELLRVHPPVLSFRRTAAVDTVLAGQPIRAGDKVVVFHASANHDDRVFHAPERLDPGRSPNPHVSFGDGPHVCLGAHFARLQLRTFYAQWRELMPPPEQAGAPRRLVSNFINGITRLPLRVSAPRA
- the murJ gene encoding murein biosynthesis integral membrane protein MurJ — encoded protein: MTATGAAPLTARPGTAPRKTSVQRSGALMAAGSIVSRATGFVRSAVVLAALGTQIRGDSYAVANTVPNIVYMLLIGGALNAVFVPELMRAAREHPDGGAAYTDRLLTACTAALLALSAAAVLAAPLITSAYTPASYTPAEVDSTVALARFCLPQIFFYGLFTLLGQVLNARGRFGAMMWTPVLNNLVVIAVFGLFLVLSHSGGRGFTSAETRLFGIGTTAGIVVQALALLPSLRSAGFRWRPRFDWRGSGLARPLRNAGWLVLLVLSNQFAYWVVTRLSTTAGKLAEADGVAGGVGYVAYTNAYQLWIVPQGIVTVSLVTALMPRMSAAAASGDLGAVRRDVSYALRTGAALIVPAAALFAALAPWLTACVFQYGEVRAADAEVMAGILVAFAPGLVAFCAQYVLSRGFYALSDTRTPFFLNLVIVALNAGLSYAAYELLPVRWIVTGMAAASSAAFTAGAAVTAYALARRLGPRTRDLTGGPATAAGTHLRLLAACLPAAAAGYGAARACEGAGRFAATGAGAAVLALVVLLLAAPLRLTELTALTTALRRRS